One Vanrija pseudolonga chromosome 5, complete sequence genomic window, ggacgatgaggaggacgaggacgaggaggagagcgaagccgaggtcgaggccctcgtgtcgggcgtcgcggccacATCACTCAGCGACAAGCCAGCGGAATGAGTACAGTACATGTACATGCATCTACATTGACCACGGTGAAACGTGGAGGGTTCCGAGACAAGTGAACACAAGACCGGGAACGCAGCAAGGCCCAAAATATATACAGGAAAAGGAGCCTACTATGACGAGCCGGCCAGCGCTGCTGCAATGCCACGAACAGGTGGGGTGAGGCCTTCGGCCACCCAGGCTTCCGCCTTGACGCGCCACTGGctgtccttgcccttgccgtcgcggACAGCCACCTCACGAACCTTGGCCTCAATCGCTGCCTTGGTCGTCGAGTCAAAGTGCGACTTGAGGCTTGAAATAAGGTCGGACAGAATCTTGGAGCTGCCGTCCACgaggttgagcagctcggcgacgtgcgcAGCTGGGAAGGCAATCTTCGGCACGCGGCCAGCCTTGCCGCCAGCATTGGCCGTAGACGAGCCGTCACCAAGTGGTGTGGCGGCTGCCGGGGCCGGCTTGGGAGCGGCCGGCTTGGGTGGtgccacctcctccgcggAGAGAAGGCAGCGCACCTTGGTGTGCATGCCAATCGCCGTGTCGGAAAAGGTTGTTTTGAAGAACTGAGCTGGGTCGCTCGACTCGTACGTGAAAGGATCGATGGATTCTGGTGtgtctggtgggtcagcagAGTCAGTTGCAATCACCCACCATTGAGAAGCTGGATTCGGTATGACTCTGTCGCCTCCACGGGCTCTGCGATCTGCTGCTCCCACACTGGGCCAACCCAAGTAGGCTGGAGCTTGGCGACACGCTTCGGCACTAATGTCCTTGGACGCTTCGGTTGCAAGACGTTCAGAGTCGGGGAGGCGGCACGcttgggcgaggcggtggcgggggccTCGGCCTCTGTGTCTTGGAACAGaatgtcgtcctcgtcgtcgagccagtcgtcgaactcgccgtcgtcctcatcagACGACATCTCCACATCGTCCTGTGCTCCCTCCCCAGCGTCATCCACGTCATctccgccctcgtcgtcctgccAGTCGTCCCCAGAATCATACGAGTAGTCGAAGATTGGGTCCTGAGCAAACGGCGTACGGGGTCCAACAACGAGTGATGGTTTGGTGAAGGTCCCAGAGTATGGTGGCCGGACCTGCTGGTCAAAGGCCAGTGTCTTCCAAGGGAAGCGGTCCTGGTTCTTGAGCTGCGCAACTACACTGCGGGGATCTGatgcctcctccttggcggcccAAAGGTCACCAACTGACCCGAACGGAGCGGCAGTGCGGAGGCCGCGAGGCACGTTTGCTCGTGGTGTCGTACGCTTGAGCTtgtggcgcgcgaggtggtcATCGAGGAAGTCTACGGCGTCAGCCTTGTAGAGAAAGGTTCAACTGACCTCGAGCAGACCACTTGCTAACAGACGCTCCTGCAGCGCTACTCGACGCAGATGCCTGTTTGAAGGGGTTGATGGGAGCCCACTCCACGTTTGGTCGCTGAACAAACGGCTTGAAGGTTCGGTGAAAGTCACTCTCCGACTTGGAGGCTGGAAAGTTAGCTTCGCCTCGTCTCATAAG contains:
- the rlf2 gene encoding Chromatin assembly factor 1 subunit rlf2, yielding MAQREVIDLSFSSPPPRAGSSAPSSAVKRKSNADHGATGSSSDKKARAESLVELNGRKLVFHQEPYQRNNNVFRRKRNNFEEEIMDAKDGGKALKEIPEELYDAVVMAGHELTSSSDALFIKHLATELTKGDDDLLDPELLTPLVTKLFKLTNYGFQPEDFGVTPSKFAVGLQIRCWEAKDLDKYFPEDRLADLRSRQEVRQRAREQCDRFIATVDEAGRAEILKGEIVDKMDRTSAPRNSSDFTSPVKAVEGRKSRERSGSVLSSAPSTGSPTKKMKTVAEETKKTKEEREAEKEAKKERDAEKEAKKAEREEEKKKRDEEKKKRDAEREEKKQEREAEKKEREAQKEAKRLELEEKKAQKEREEEKKQEIKAKQAQMFGGFFKQKVSKPASPATRNVSEGASSSKSESDFHRTFKPFVQRPNVEWAPINPFKQASASSSAAGASVSKWSARDFLDDHLARHKLKRTTPRANVPRGLRTAAPFGSVGDLWAAKEEASDPRSVVAQLKNQDRFPWKTLAFDQQVRPPYSGTFTKPSLVVGPRTPFAQDPIFDYSYDSGDDWQDDEGGDDVDDAGEGAQDDVEMSSDEDDGEFDDWLDDEDDILFQDTEAEAPATASPKRAASPTLNVLQPKRPRTLVPKRVAKLQPTWVGPVWEQQIAEPVEATESYRIQLLNDTPESIDPFTYESSDPAQFFKTTFSDTAIGMHTKVRCLLSAEEVAPPKPAAPKPAPAAATPLGDGSSTANAGGKAGRVPKIAFPAAHVAELLNLVDGSSKILSDLISSLKSHFDSTTKAAIEAKVREVAVRDGKGKDSQWRVKAEAWVAEGLTPPVRGIAAALAGSS